The Cyclobacterium amurskyense genome contains the following window.
GACAAATTTGTTCTATTTCTTCTAAAAGCAATTGTTCATTCATTAGACCAAACAAATATTTCAGGTTATTTAACTAGTGACATCGTCGATTAAACCCTACATAACACCAAATTAAGTACAAAATTTATCAATAAAGCACACTATTTTTTATGCTTGACACCCCATTTTTTTTTTAAATTGGCCTTAAAATTGTATTGTAGTTATAACAGGTTTCAATTCAATAATTGCCATATTCAAATTTCACAAAGTGAAATGGGGATTTACTAATTAAATCTTTACTGGAGTGATCCGGTCCCATTTCATTTTTCGTAAATATCTTAAATACTAATTCGGTTTTGTGCAATTATCTCCCAATACTATAAAGGAGAAAATACTTCCACAGAATTATTTAGTTATATACCCTATTTTGAGTTAGCAAATCAACAGTTAGGCAGAATAAAAAACCAATACTACTGAGGTTGAATAGTTTCCATCTTTTAACAAAACAGTTAGTGACTATTTCAAGTTTATTTCAAAAAGGAAATACAACAATCCTGAATGAATATTGTTGGTTCATCGGCTAAAAAAAGTGTTAATGAAAGTCCAAAAATTAGACATTTCACATTTAAAGTTTGTGATCCTCCTATTCAGTTTACTAATAGGCATTAGTTTTTCGTCCAGTTTATGGGCACAATCCAGCACTACATTGGAACTTGAAAAGCAAAACCCCTCCTGTTCAGGAAATGGGAGCATAACGGCATTGCTTGTAAACGTGGACAATTCGGGGAATTTAGCCTACAACTTATATTTGCTCCCTGGGGGAGACCTGCTATCCACAAATCAAAATGGGATTTTTGAGGAATTAGAAGCAGGTACCTATAGTATTACAGCAAATTACACATCTGAAGGTAACCCAAAGGAAATTTCTTCCGAGATTACTTTGCTTACAGCATTTGAACCTTTGTCATTTACAGTAATTTCCAACAATCTTTGCAACAGTGATCTTGGTAGGATAGAAGTGGATGTACATCAGGGAAATCCCGCAACCTACCAATTACAAGGTCCTACCCCAAGAGCTGCTCAAGAAAGCCCTGTATTTGAAGATCTTTCTGCAGGGACCTATACGATTATTGTCACAGACAATTGTGGAGACAGGCTTTCCCAATCCTTTGAAATTCAAAAAGCTGAGTTTTTGATTGATAGTGAATTCCAGCAGTTTGAAAATGAATTAAAAAGCTGTGGAGTGATTAGTGTTGGTCACCAATTGAATTCAATCGGTTCGGATATTTCCTATCCACTCCAAGTAAAATACCTTATCTATACTCCTGGAGGAGATACAGAAGAAGTCAATATTGTAATAGCAACCGGTTCTTCTTCAGAAAACATTTTTTTTGCTGACCTACCATTCTTCCATGACCAAGCCTATACTTATGATATAAAAATCACCGACAACTGTGGTCAAACTACAGCTTTAGAAGGGAACACAATCAACCGTAAGTTAAGCATTTCCAATGACCTGCTATGGGGTGCAGGACTTTGTGGAAGAAGAAGACTTTCAGTAAAACCTTCTAATTTCACCGCACCATTTACTATTAATTTCACAGACTTCCCTGCCGGTTTTGATCCTGTATCTTTTAATTCACAATATCCAGGACCATTTGATGAAGAGAATGTTTTTTTCGGATCCACTGAACTACCCATCCCTGCAGGAAACTATGCATTTACCTTGGTAGACGCCTGTGGAAATTCAGCAAGTATTGAGAAAGAGTTGCTTGAAAAATTAAGTGGTCCCGGTGCAACTGTTTACAAGGGCTGTGGAGTAGACTTAGGTTCTGTTCAATTGAACAGTTTTGACTTTGAATTTACTAAGGTGGAATTGACTAAAGCTCCTAACTCCTACACGGAACCGGTTCCGGCCGACGTTAGTCAAAACATTAGTGTTAGCATAGACCCGAGAAGGTTCTTTATGGGAGGACTTCCTGCAGGAGATTATGAATTCACCTCTTATACAAGTTGTGGTACTACCCACCTTACAAAAGTTACTATAGAAGGCGTAGCAGTAACTGAAAACCAAATTGACGTAGTCGAAAATTGTGGTGCTTTCAATCTTTTCCTGAAGCACAATGACAACCTAAACAGTAATCAAGCTGCAATATTTGGAATACAAAAACTAGATCCTATCTCAGGTGAATGGACACACCCTGGAACGGGAAAGGTTTACAATCCCTCGGATGAACTTAGCAATGAAAATGCAGTACTATTGACAAATGGAGCTTCAAATATTAATCTAAACTATTCTGGAAAACTAAGATTACTCAAATCCTACCGGGTATGGAAAAATGGAAAGGACATGATACTAAACCGACCCCAGACCACCTATTGTATCGAAACTTTGAAGTCATTTGAAATAAAGGAAAAGAGCACTTTCAGTAGCATTAACACTTTCAAATGCTCAGGGGACAGTTATGAGATGTCTGTAAATGCCAGTGGTTATCCTCCCATTACTTATAAAATTGTAGAAAAAGATGGTTTACAATTTGTTGTAGACAATGGCGAGGACCCCTTATTCACTGGCCTTGAATCTGGTAAATATAAATTACAATTGGAAGATGCCTGTGGAAATTTAACCAATTCCACAGTACAGGTAAGGGGGGAAAACCTACCTAAAATCACTCCTGTAAATCTATGTGAAGGGGAGAATGGGGCACTTTTGATAAAGAACCTTGATTTTCTTCAATTTGAATGGTACAAAGGTGGAAGCCCAGAAACAATCCTTAGCACTGGCCCCCGACTTGAATTTTCACCCTTTAACTTGGCTACCGATGCAGGTACTTATTATGTAAGAATCAGCGATACCAATCCCGAATCATGTGTGAATAGAACTCTAGAATTTAGGATTGATGAATCAAGTCTAAACCCAGAACCAGGTGAGGGTCAGGAGGTGAATCTTTGCAAGGGTGAAATTGTAAATTTATTTGACTTTTTGGATGGACCGTTTGACAATTATGGTACTTGGAGCGAAGCAAGTGAAAGTGGTGGACTAATTGAGAACACATGGTCCTCTTCAGAAGTAACACCTGGCACCTATACCTTTGATTACACAATTACGGGTATTTGTTCCGGAGAAAAAACCAGTACCGTAACCATTAACCTAGAAGATGTTCCAGATGCACCAATTGGCAATCCTATTCAGGAATTTTGCAGTCCTGGTGAGTATACACTTGCTGACTTAGGGGTAGAAGGCAGCAATATTGAATGGCATTTGTCTCCATTAGGAGAAGCAATACTGCCGGCTAACACGAGCCTTCAAAACGGAATGTCCTATTACGCATCCCAGAACAATGGCACCTGCTTTTCTAACGAAAGACTAGCCGTTAAAGTATTTGTTTATCCTGAAGTAGAAAACAATACAATTTCAGGTGATCAGACCTTGTTTCAGATGGAAAGCCCTGAAATTATTATTGGCAGCACACATCAGGGAGGATCGGGAGATTTTACTTATACCTGGGAAAAAAAATCAAATTCATCTGACTGGGAGGTTATAAATGGTGCAGAAGAAAAGGATTATTCACCTCTCCCACTATTAGAAACTACTAGCTATAGAAGAACCGTAAGTGACAATACCTGTGGTGGTTTTGTGAGCAATATAGTTACCAAAACAGTGCAGGTGGCCCCCATTATCGCTACCAATGATGTCTTTGGTCCTTTTAAAAATTACCAAACCTACCTATTGCCATCCATACTATTGAATGACAGCCTAAAAAGCAAACCGCTTTTGCCCGAGGAAGTTAACATAAGCATTCTGTCTATAAGGGACACAGGAGGGAACAGTATTCAACTGGACTACCAACTGGATGAAAACGGAAGTCTTTCTTTACCAGAAGATATTCTGCCAGAAACCTATACAATCCAG
Protein-coding sequences here:
- a CDS encoding T9SS type B sorting domain-containing protein — its product is MKVQKLDISHLKFVILLFSLLIGISFSSSLWAQSSTTLELEKQNPSCSGNGSITALLVNVDNSGNLAYNLYLLPGGDLLSTNQNGIFEELEAGTYSITANYTSEGNPKEISSEITLLTAFEPLSFTVISNNLCNSDLGRIEVDVHQGNPATYQLQGPTPRAAQESPVFEDLSAGTYTIIVTDNCGDRLSQSFEIQKAEFLIDSEFQQFENELKSCGVISVGHQLNSIGSDISYPLQVKYLIYTPGGDTEEVNIVIATGSSSENIFFADLPFFHDQAYTYDIKITDNCGQTTALEGNTINRKLSISNDLLWGAGLCGRRRLSVKPSNFTAPFTINFTDFPAGFDPVSFNSQYPGPFDEENVFFGSTELPIPAGNYAFTLVDACGNSASIEKELLEKLSGPGATVYKGCGVDLGSVQLNSFDFEFTKVELTKAPNSYTEPVPADVSQNISVSIDPRRFFMGGLPAGDYEFTSYTSCGTTHLTKVTIEGVAVTENQIDVVENCGAFNLFLKHNDNLNSNQAAIFGIQKLDPISGEWTHPGTGKVYNPSDELSNENAVLLTNGASNINLNYSGKLRLLKSYRVWKNGKDMILNRPQTTYCIETLKSFEIKEKSTFSSINTFKCSGDSYEMSVNASGYPPITYKIVEKDGLQFVVDNGEDPLFTGLESGKYKLQLEDACGNLTNSTVQVRGENLPKITPVNLCEGENGALLIKNLDFLQFEWYKGGSPETILSTGPRLEFSPFNLATDAGTYYVRISDTNPESCVNRTLEFRIDESSLNPEPGEGQEVNLCKGEIVNLFDFLDGPFDNYGTWSEASESGGLIENTWSSSEVTPGTYTFDYTITGICSGEKTSTVTINLEDVPDAPIGNPIQEFCSPGEYTLADLGVEGSNIEWHLSPLGEAILPANTSLQNGMSYYASQNNGTCFSNERLAVKVFVYPEVENNTISGDQTLFQMESPEIIIGSTHQGGSGDFTYTWEKKSNSSDWEVINGAEEKDYSPLPLLETTSYRRTVSDNTCGGFVSNIVTKTVQVAPIIATNDVFGPFKNYQTYLLPSILLNDSLKSKPLLPEEVNISILSIRDTGGNSIQLDYQLDENGSLSLPEDILPETYTIQYSICQKEVPGNCSEATVTFEVLGISLEAEKKIDRTQALPGEIVNYSITIKNTSLFALENIVLTEILPEELMILSSTPLLENNNTWKIPALAPEEITLFSLSIMPTTDGNFTNEINIAVENYNQTIASEELQVRPKMVDMYIQKSSASSPVNDGNTFEYQITVGNNGPDPADNIKIVDFLPDELKYLSASLSSDGLFSSPIFSQEGKLLIWEVAQFPVGATFQINLLVTAIKDGRINNRAEVSADGEDVKPENNTSIETKTILPLFIPNVIKPDGDGRNETFVIRASHRFERVELSLYNRWGDIVYTSSDYQNNWYAQGLLAGTYYYQITGISFDKKEQQYKGWVQVIK